One Gemmatimonadota bacterium DNA window includes the following coding sequences:
- a CDS encoding aldo/keto reductase, producing the protein MRHRILGKTGIRVSEIGMGGLFVSSHGSDRAEGIRAVRRRLELGINFVDTAPSYRDSEEVMGLALDGVTQPFILSTKLGGRPQPFDPRDPVQLRRSVETSLELLKRDAIDILMIHEPDRPGQYDWFTDWERFHGPVCELIDALKSEGVIRYTGLGGTTAYTLPAIMATGAYDIVLTAFNYSLLWQEAIHAVLPEALKQHMGVVVGSPLQQGALSACFTEQVERGAPWLSPPRREQFRRLYALVEELDMPLPELAIRWVLSNPAVSTVLSGSRSVEEVEQNVGYVASGPLPVAVLDRVQEIADLVPFRPFEEPFGLPFTRAYRGPGMAR; encoded by the coding sequence ATGCGACACAGGATCCTGGGGAAGACCGGCATACGGGTCAGCGAGATCGGCATGGGCGGTCTGTTCGTTTCATCCCATGGCTCGGACCGGGCCGAGGGCATTCGGGCGGTGCGGCGGAGACTGGAACTCGGAATAAACTTCGTGGACACGGCGCCTTCGTACCGCGATTCAGAGGAAGTGATGGGGCTGGCTCTGGATGGGGTGACGCAACCCTTCATCCTTTCCACCAAGCTCGGCGGGCGGCCTCAACCCTTCGATCCCAGGGACCCGGTCCAGTTGCGCCGGTCCGTGGAGACCAGCCTGGAACTGTTGAAGAGAGACGCGATCGACATACTCATGATCCACGAACCGGACCGCCCCGGCCAGTATGACTGGTTTACGGACTGGGAACGGTTTCACGGTCCCGTTTGCGAGCTGATCGATGCGCTGAAGTCCGAAGGCGTGATCCGGTACACCGGTCTGGGCGGCACCACTGCGTATACGCTGCCCGCCATCATGGCGACCGGCGCGTATGACATCGTGCTTACGGCATTCAACTACAGCCTGCTCTGGCAGGAAGCGATCCACGCTGTGCTTCCCGAAGCCTTGAAGCAGCACATGGGGGTTGTCGTGGGATCTCCCTTGCAGCAGGGGGCGCTATCCGCGTGTTTCACGGAGCAGGTGGAGCGCGGGGCGCCCTGGTTGTCACCGCCCCGGCGCGAGCAGTTCAGACGGCTGTACGCCCTGGTGGAGGAGCTGGATATGCCGCTTCCGGAACTCGCGATCCGCTGGGTGTTGTCCAATCCCGCCGTCTCTACGGTCCTGTCGGGATCGAGGTCGGTCGAGGAGGTCGAGCAGAACGTCGGTTACGTGGCGTCGGGGCCGCTCCCGGTGGCAGTCCTGGACCGGGTGCAGGAGATCGCGGACCTGGTGCCCTTCCGGCCCTTCGAGGAACCCTTCGGCCTGCCTTTCACACGCGCTTACCGGGGGCCCGGCATGGCGCGGTAG
- a CDS encoding YifB family Mg chelatase-like AAA ATPase: protein MLSRVSSGAVQGIEAIPVVVETHITNGLPHFSTVGLPDSAVRESKDRVVAAIKQSGFTYPYRRITVNLAPADVRKAGTSFDLPIAVGILAASAQLPAQSLEGTILLGELSLDGALRPIRGALPVALAAHRLGARRLIVPSENAEEAAMGGGIDVYGVPSLESAVHFLQGRKRIERSLHDAGPMLSSGADYPFDFSIVKGQDHAKRAIEVAAAGSHNLLLIGPPGSGKTLLARCVPSVLPDFTLEEALETTQIHSVAGKIPPFTPLVTTRPFRAPHHTITEAGLIGGGSIPRPGEVSLAHNGVLFLDELPEFRKHVLELLRQPLEDGKVNLSRVSRSLSYPARFNLVAAMNPCPCGYLGDPGRECTCPPPRIHQYMSRISGPLLDRIDLHVEVPPVPYGDLSGRSGGEPSRRVRDRINRARERQLPRFANHPGAFGNAHMTPRELRQYCGLDGRAHDLLRNAIARLGLSARAYDRVLKVARTISDLAGGESINAEHVAEAIQYRSLDRGKWMDH, encoded by the coding sequence GCGGGAGAGCAAGGACCGCGTCGTGGCCGCCATCAAGCAGTCCGGTTTTACCTATCCGTACCGGCGTATCACCGTCAACCTGGCCCCCGCGGACGTGCGCAAGGCGGGTACTTCCTTCGACCTGCCCATTGCCGTGGGCATTCTCGCCGCGTCGGCACAGTTGCCGGCCCAGTCGCTTGAAGGCACGATCCTGCTGGGCGAGCTGTCGCTGGACGGCGCGCTTCGGCCGATCCGGGGCGCGCTGCCCGTTGCGCTCGCCGCACACCGCCTCGGCGCGCGCAGGCTGATCGTTCCGAGCGAGAACGCGGAAGAAGCTGCAATGGGCGGCGGTATCGACGTTTACGGCGTGCCGTCCCTGGAATCCGCGGTCCACTTCCTCCAGGGTCGGAAGCGAATTGAACGGTCCCTGCACGATGCCGGGCCAATGCTTTCTTCCGGTGCGGATTATCCCTTCGATTTCTCCATCGTCAAAGGACAGGATCACGCCAAGCGCGCTATCGAAGTGGCCGCCGCGGGATCACACAACCTGCTGCTCATCGGTCCACCGGGTTCCGGCAAGACGCTGCTCGCCCGCTGCGTGCCGTCCGTACTGCCCGATTTCACGCTGGAGGAAGCACTGGAAACGACCCAGATTCACAGTGTTGCGGGGAAAATCCCGCCCTTTACCCCTTTGGTCACCACCCGGCCCTTCCGGGCGCCTCACCACACCATCACGGAAGCGGGCCTGATCGGCGGCGGGAGCATACCGAGACCCGGAGAGGTGTCTCTTGCCCACAACGGCGTGCTCTTTCTGGACGAGTTGCCTGAATTCCGGAAGCATGTGCTCGAATTGCTCCGGCAGCCCCTTGAAGACGGCAAGGTCAACCTGTCCCGCGTTTCCAGGTCCCTTTCCTATCCCGCGCGGTTCAACCTGGTCGCGGCCATGAATCCGTGTCCTTGCGGATACCTCGGCGACCCGGGCCGCGAATGCACCTGTCCGCCGCCCCGGATACACCAGTACATGTCCCGGATCTCGGGTCCGCTGCTCGACCGGATCGATTTACACGTCGAGGTGCCGCCGGTACCATACGGGGACCTCAGCGGCCGTTCCGGCGGTGAACCTTCCCGCCGCGTCAGAGACCGGATCAACCGGGCCAGGGAACGACAGTTGCCGCGTTTTGCCAACCATCCCGGCGCTTTTGGAAACGCACACATGACACCCCGCGAACTGCGTCAATACTGTGGATTGGACGGCAGGGCCCACGACCTGTTGCGAAACGCCATTGCCCGTCTGGGTCTTTCCGCCAGGGCCTACGATCGCGTCCTGAAAGTCGCCCGGACCATCAGCGACCTGGCCGGCGGGGAATCGATAAATGCCGAGCATGTGGCCGAAGCCATACAGTACCGGTCCCTGGACCGCGGCAAATGGATGGATCACTGA
- a CDS encoding aminotransferase class III-fold pyridoxal phosphate-dependent enzyme: MDGRSEPTERIFHRARKDHWPRISHGTGCYLYDTDGRAYLDACAGVHVVSIGHGVEEIAEAMAGQARKVAFAYGQFISQPQIDLARKITDMAPEGLGRVFFVSGGSEATEAALKIARKYHLESGNPSKYQVISCWQSWHGNTIGALSMSGRSAWRKDYTPYLLDFPHIAQHSTDELERVIRQVGAEYISAFIVEPILGTSAAGLAPPDDYFSKVRDLCDHYRILLIIDEVVTGYGRTGVDFGIDHWGVVPDLMATGKGLSSGYTPIAATIARDEIYETIYETAPAFVHGHTYGGNPLSCATALAVQEYVERHDLVARCAEMGEMMLDHLQPLTELPMVSTVRGKGLLCGVEFAADKARGALFDPSLGVTGRVVREAFDRGVLIMPGAPGPVDGVYGDHVAISPPYTVNEDEVVRIATVLGEAVEAVERTL; the protein is encoded by the coding sequence ATGGACGGTCGAAGCGAACCGACGGAGCGAATCTTCCACCGTGCGCGGAAGGACCACTGGCCGAGGATTTCACACGGCACCGGATGCTACCTTTATGATACCGACGGCAGAGCCTACCTGGATGCCTGTGCCGGCGTGCATGTGGTCAGCATAGGCCACGGAGTGGAGGAAATCGCGGAGGCCATGGCCGGTCAGGCCCGGAAGGTCGCCTTCGCCTACGGCCAGTTCATCAGTCAGCCGCAGATCGACCTGGCCCGGAAGATCACCGATATGGCCCCGGAGGGATTGGGCCGGGTGTTTTTCGTGTCCGGCGGGTCGGAGGCCACGGAAGCGGCGCTGAAGATCGCACGGAAATACCATCTGGAGTCCGGCAACCCGTCCAAGTACCAGGTCATTTCATGCTGGCAGAGCTGGCACGGCAATACGATCGGCGCCCTGTCCATGTCGGGCCGGTCGGCCTGGCGGAAAGACTACACGCCGTACCTGCTTGATTTCCCTCACATAGCGCAACACAGCACCGACGAACTGGAACGCGTGATCCGCCAGGTCGGCGCAGAGTACATTTCCGCCTTTATCGTCGAGCCCATCCTGGGAACCTCCGCGGCCGGACTGGCGCCGCCGGACGATTACTTCAGCAAGGTAAGGGACCTCTGCGATCACTACCGGATTCTCTTGATCATCGATGAGGTCGTCACCGGGTACGGAAGGACCGGGGTTGACTTCGGGATCGACCACTGGGGTGTCGTCCCGGACCTGATGGCTACCGGGAAGGGCCTGAGCAGCGGATACACGCCCATCGCCGCGACGATAGCGCGGGACGAGATTTACGAGACCATCTATGAAACCGCGCCGGCCTTCGTACATGGCCATACCTACGGCGGCAATCCCCTTTCCTGCGCCACCGCGCTGGCCGTGCAGGAATACGTCGAACGTCATGATCTCGTCGCGCGTTGCGCCGAAATGGGTGAGATGATGCTGGATCACCTGCAGCCGCTGACCGAACTGCCCATGGTGAGCACGGTGCGCGGGAAGGGCCTGCTCTGCGGAGTCGAGTTTGCGGCGGATAAGGCGCGGGGCGCGCTTTTCGATCCGTCGCTGGGCGTGACGGGCCGGGTGGTCCGGGAAGCCTTCGATCGGGGCGTACTGATCATGCCGGGCGCGCCGGGACCCGTGGACGGCGTCTACGGCGATCACGTCGCGATCAGTCCGCCCTACACCGTCAACGAAGACGAGGTGGTCCGGATCGCTACGGTGCTCGGTGAAGCAGTGGAAGCGGTCGAGCGGACGCTCTGA
- a CDS encoding TolC family protein, with translation MNVSRRVKLEDSMIRTVINAVVSIAIAVGVALPLSAQQDDEIVLTLDRAVELALRNNESLLSTRVEEDRARARVREAYSEALPKLDFSSSITRNWALPEFNFGGQTFKVGTDNVINFGLDLSQTIYRGGQVGVGLRIARYYQRISASNTDRMRGNIVHQIHDGYYDVLLAEATLEVSTAAYDRAEAQYEGVQRFYEAGTVSDYDVLRARVEVTNALPPVTQARNRLAIAKADLKRLIGLPRQARIRCTGSLDVDVSGLPEDIETAVDQALSNRSDLKAARLQTTMNDAAIRLARGENGLDVSLSAGYLMQAQVNDPGFKSIGFNDFSRSWNTLINVSIPVFDGRQNSGRIMQAQADYELSRYVERQLGKQIEVDATEAVLNVLEASERVRAGEEAVELASRGLSIARVQYEGGVSTQLELIDAQFVLKQAETDHVTAKYDYATAAANLRNVLGMMDDRSDDR, from the coding sequence ATGAACGTAAGCCGGAGAGTAAAGCTGGAGGATAGCATGATTCGCACCGTGATAAATGCAGTGGTGTCGATCGCTATTGCGGTCGGCGTCGCACTTCCGTTGTCCGCCCAGCAAGACGACGAGATCGTGCTTACGCTTGACCGGGCCGTCGAGCTTGCGCTCAGGAATAACGAATCCCTGTTGAGTACCAGGGTGGAGGAAGACCGTGCCCGGGCGCGCGTGAGGGAAGCCTATTCCGAAGCGCTGCCTAAGCTCGACTTCAGCAGTTCCATTACACGGAACTGGGCCCTTCCGGAGTTTAATTTCGGCGGCCAGACCTTCAAAGTCGGTACCGACAACGTAATCAACTTCGGACTCGATCTTTCCCAGACCATCTATCGGGGCGGACAGGTCGGCGTCGGCCTGAGAATCGCGCGTTACTACCAGCGGATTTCGGCATCCAACACGGACCGGATGCGAGGAAACATCGTGCACCAGATCCACGACGGGTACTACGATGTCCTATTGGCCGAAGCCACGCTGGAGGTCTCCACGGCGGCCTATGACCGTGCCGAGGCCCAGTACGAAGGCGTACAACGTTTTTACGAAGCCGGGACGGTATCGGACTATGACGTACTCAGGGCCCGGGTGGAAGTGACCAACGCCCTCCCGCCGGTCACCCAGGCCAGGAACCGGCTCGCGATCGCAAAAGCGGACCTCAAGCGCCTCATCGGGCTGCCCCGGCAGGCGCGTATACGGTGTACCGGCAGCCTCGACGTTGATGTATCCGGCTTGCCGGAGGACATCGAAACCGCCGTGGACCAGGCGCTTTCAAACCGATCGGACCTGAAAGCCGCCCGGTTGCAGACCACGATGAACGATGCGGCGATCCGGCTTGCCCGGGGAGAAAACGGGCTCGACGTATCGCTTTCCGCGGGATACCTGATGCAGGCCCAGGTGAACGACCCCGGTTTCAAGTCGATCGGGTTCAACGACTTCTCCCGAAGCTGGAACACGCTCATTAACGTATCGATTCCGGTCTTCGACGGGAGGCAGAACTCGGGCCGTATCATGCAGGCCCAGGCGGACTATGAGCTGTCGCGTTACGTCGAACGCCAGCTCGGGAAGCAGATCGAGGTGGACGCCACCGAGGCCGTGCTCAATGTGTTGGAGGCGTCGGAACGCGTAAGGGCGGGCGAGGAGGCCGTCGAACTGGCCAGCCGCGGCCTGTCCATCGCGCGGGTACAGTACGAGGGCGGCGTCAGCACCCAACTCGAGCTCATCGACGCCCAGTTCGTCCTGAAGCAGGCCGAGACCGATCACGTTACGGCGAAGTACGACTACGCCACGGCTGCTGCGAACCTGCGGAATGTCCTGGGCATGATGGACGATCGATCCGATGACCGGTAA